The region CGTATTTTAATCTTATCACGAAAAGCAATATAAAAGAAAAAAATAAAGCTTTTAATTATTTATCTGAAACCTACTCTAAGAAATTCAAGAAACTATATGCTGCTAATTTTGAAAATTACTTTGATAGTGTCTATAAAGCGACTAGAAATTTGTCTGTTAACTTAGGAATGCTTTGCGACGTCTTTTCAAAATCTTCATTACCACATAAATTATTTGATGAAAGCGATGCGAAACCGGAGCCGCTCCATCAAACTAAAAAAATAGAAGTTAAAACATTAGATAAGCCGGCATTGGTGAATGTTAGCATTAAAAATGTTGGAGAAAAAGAAACCAAAGAAATCGCGAAGTTTAAATTCAGAACAGGAAAAGCCTATAGAATTCAGCTTGGTGCAGGTTTAGCGTATACAGATTGGAGATTAATTAAAAAAGACCGTGAATTTATTCAAACCACAATTACAGAAAATAACGGAACCATTGATATTAAAAATACCTATCAGCCAGTAAGATTTGTTGCGGGTATGCACATTCAATTAGGGAAAGGACTTCTTCTTCAGAATAACGGTTTTGTGTTTTGCCACGGCATAACTAATTTACTTGGCCGTACTTCAATATTTATTGGTGTTGGAGTACCTAAGCCACTTGAAAACATTTACACAGGTTTAGGCCTTGACTTATGGCCGGGCTTAAAGGCAACAGCGGGTATTCACTGGTATCGTAACGATTTTTATACCATTACTAATAATAAAATTGTAGCGCAAAAACCAAACTTCAATGGCGCGCCATTTATTGGAATAAATATTGATCCAACTAGTTTATTAAAAGGATTAGGTGTAATTAAAAAATTGAATTAATATGAAAAAACTCATCTTATTTTACGCAGCTATTATTTTACTTGCTTCTTGCGAGAAAAAAACAATTAATGATAAAATTTATTTAAGGGGTCGTTTATTTTTAACGGATACAGTTAATCAAAACATAAAAGACCTTCCATTAGCTAACAACACGGTTTATTTGTCGTTTTACGATCCTGAGAATAATCCCAATTTTATTCAATCTATAAAAAGTGATGCTGAAGGTTACTTTATATTTAGTTTAGATCCGGCGCATGAACGCAACTATTATGTATACAGCGAATACAAATCAAATGACTTATTATTTAAAAACACATTTCATTCTGTAGATAGCACCAATATTTCATTGATATTAAAATTTGACGCTAACAAGCAAAACGGATTTAAGGTTACATTGAAGGATAGTATAACCAATGGATTTTTACCCGGAATTTCTGTGAATATTTATAACAGTCTACTAGTTGCACAATTAGATGATACTTTAGGGACAAATGCGTTTAAGAAAATAACAAGCGATAATAGCGGTATAGTAAAGGCCTTTAACCTGGCAAAAGGCAAGTATTATTTAAATGCACGTAAACGATTTGGGGGAACTGTTATTCAGCAAAAGCTAAAGGAGGTTGAAGTCAATGAAATTGGAATTGCCTACAATTCAATGCTATTAAAGTAGGTACGGGAAATCGAGCTTACTAATTTCAATTAAAATAAATCTTCCTAAAATTTATCTCACAAAATGAGATAAATATATATTTTTTTTTACCTTAGGATTTTATTAAACAAAATGAACCGAATCAAAGAAATTTTGGAAGAAAAAGGTTTAACCCAAACCTGGCTATCCGAAAAATTAGGTAAGAGTTATAATATGGTGAATTCATATGTGCAAAACAGAAGACAACCGAGTATCGAGGTATTATTTGAGATTGGAAAAATTTTGAAATCAGACCCAAGAGAACTTTTAGTAGTTAAATTAAAGAAAAAAGAACAATAATATTATATGTCCAAACAACATCAAGATCATACAAATCTCATCTGGCAAATTGCCGAATTACTTCGTGGACCATATAGACCTCCGCAGTACGAACGTGTAATGTTACCATTAACAGTCCTCAGACGATTTGACTGCGTATTAGAAACTACTAAGCCAGCAGTATTAGCCAAATATGAAAAGCTCAAAGCGGGAAAATTGAAGGGCGAAGCATTGGATACAATGCTCAATAAAGTTTCAGGCCAGAAATTTCATAATCATTCAAAGCTGTCATTTGAAAAAATGAAGGGTGCCCCGGAAACTATTGCACGTGATCTTGTGAGTTATATCCGTGGGTTTTCTAGTAACGTTCAGCGCATCTTCGACTATTTTGATTTTGAAAGGGAGATTGAGAAAATGAATGAAGCTAATATCCTATACCTCGTTGTTTCTCAATTCAGCAATGTTGATTTACACCCAAAAAGAAAAGATGGAACAGGAGTTGATAATATTGAGATGGGGCAAA is a window of Bacteroidota bacterium DNA encoding:
- a CDS encoding helix-turn-helix transcriptional regulator, producing the protein MNRIKEILEEKGLTQTWLSEKLGKSYNMVNSYVQNRRQPSIEVLFEIGKILKSDPRELLVVKLKKKEQ